The Christiangramia forsetii KT0803 DNA segment GGTAAATATATTTTTAGGTTTGGTAAAAAGGCAATTAGTTATGACTTATTGCATCAAACAGTAGGTGCGTATAATCAAGATATAGGTATTACATCATTATTTGAACCTATAGATCCTTATAGCGGGCTGGAAGAGGACCCGGAAATCAGTACTCAGGTAGTTAACGAGGTGGTTTTTTATTTAAAAACCTTAAAAGCTCCGATACCTCGAAATCAAAATGATCCTGATGTTGTATCTGGCAAACAAATTTTTTCCCGAATTCAATGTGCTGCCTGCCATACCCCAAGCATGAAAACGGGATATACGCCTATCGAAGCACTATCTAATAAAGAATTTCATCCCTATACAGATTTACTACTTCATGATATGGGTCCTGGTCTGGACGATGGATATACCGAAGGTTTTGCTGAAACATCCGAATGGAGAACCCCTCCGCTATGGGGAATTGGCCTTTCTGAAAACTCACAAGGAGGAGGTTTGTTTCTTTTACATGATGGCAGGGCAAGAAGTATTGAGGAAGCCATTTTGATGCATGGCGGTGAAGCCAAAAATTCAAGGGATGAGTTCAATGCCCTATCGGATCAGGAAAAAAAGCAACTACTTGAATTTATAAATTCATTATGATGAAAAGAAAAAAATTTATCCAAACCCTTTCCTCTGTTGCTATAACAATACCAAGTTTAGGTTTTTTACATTCATGCAGTGGAATTTACTATGCTACAGCAAAGGAAGAGGTAGATAAGATAACCATAGCGAAGCATGAGTTTATTCTTGAAAAAAATAACAAGGTGTCTAAAAGAGAGTTTGTCCTTATACAAAATAACAAATACAGATTCCCTATTTGTCTATATAAAGTTGGTGAAGACTATATAGCTTCCTTACTAAAATGCACTCATCGAGGGTGCGAGCTTAATGTTGGTGGGGGTATCTATAGTTGTCCTTGCCATGGAAGCCAATTTTCCAATGAAGGAACCGTATTACAAGGACCTGCTGAACAAAAACTAAAAACATTTCCAACGAAAACAGACGATGAAAACATCTATATTTTATTCTCCTAATTATTTGATCATTACCTTAATATTGTTCACCCTCAGTGGAAATTTAATAGCCCAAAACGAGGATGATATACTTAAAAGAACGAAGTCAGATACAACAGATACTCAACTTAACATGGATGCGGTATACAACCGACCAGCTCTAACAATAAATAAAGCTCCGGTATCTATTGGGGGATATCTTGAAGCCAATTCGATATATGCAGTGGAAGATGGATTGACAGAAGGATTGTCTTTTCAAGCACGACGTTTAACATTATTTCTGTCTGCCTCAATTAACAAAAGAATTAAATTTTTAACGGAAGTAGAGTTTGAAGAGGGAGGTAAAGAGATTGCCATAGAATTTGCTGCTATGGATATCTCCTTTGATCCTCTTCTCAATTTACGAGGTGGAATAATCTTGAATCCAATCGGTGCTTTTAATCAAAATCACGATGGTCCTAAATGGGAGTTTGTAGAAAGACCTGATGTGGCAGTAAAATTACTACCCGCCACTTTTTCTAATGCAGGTTTTGGAATGTATGGTAAAACAAATACTGGAGATTGGATTATCGGATATGAAGCATACCTCTCAAATGGATTTGACAATAGTATAATTAATAATTCAAAAGATCGAACCTCTCTTTCATCCGTTAAAGAAAATGAAGAGCGTTTTGAAGAAAATTTCAGCGGTGACCCTTTAATTACTACAAAACTCGCTATAGGAAATAGAAATATAGGT contains these protein-coding regions:
- a CDS encoding di-heme oxidoredictase family protein; this encodes MKIQWFCLIISIVFFTSCDKLADEYGPVPPKENELLDGPVEGLSIEEQIQFLNGDIAFNDEVFTAETGLGPVFVGTSCVSCHSGDGKGHPFNQFIRFGQSDTLGNPFADFGDGKNQLQNKAIQGFQPEKLPPGAPFTTLVAPAVTGLGFLDAVPDESILSLADPYDENGDGISGRAHFAYPPEYVQIRPNSISRGGKYIFRFGKKAISYDLLHQTVGAYNQDIGITSLFEPIDPYSGLEEDPEISTQVVNEVVFYLKTLKAPIPRNQNDPDVVSGKQIFSRIQCAACHTPSMKTGYTPIEALSNKEFHPYTDLLLHDMGPGLDDGYTEGFAETSEWRTPPLWGIGLSENSQGGGLFLLHDGRARSIEEAILMHGGEAKNSRDEFNALSDQEKKQLLEFINSL
- a CDS encoding ubiquinol-cytochrome c reductase iron-sulfur subunit; translated protein: MKRKKFIQTLSSVAITIPSLGFLHSCSGIYYATAKEEVDKITIAKHEFILEKNNKVSKREFVLIQNNKYRFPICLYKVGEDYIASLLKCTHRGCELNVGGGIYSCPCHGSQFSNEGTVLQGPAEQKLKTFPTKTDDENIYILFS